In Cicer arietinum cultivar CDC Frontier isolate Library 1 chromosome 7, Cicar.CDCFrontier_v2.0, whole genome shotgun sequence, the genomic window tcaaaaatttcaactaTCAAGTagaattgagtaaaaaaattaaaatagtttttgatatGCTTCGGGGAAGGGATTGGTAAAAGTGAGGGGTGAGTGGaagatttttcaataaataaaccaTTACGTTAATCATTTTGCACCATATTCCACCTCTATCAAATGGTAATTACCATATTACGCACAAACTCATTAGCAAATGATACAATGAGTTATTTGAGACCTTTTATAGGAAAAACATCATGCATCAATGCTTGTGAAAAAGAATCAAGAccaacttatattttgaaacaattGTGTAACATGTGTCTAGTTTATCTACTTATCTCAAGGTGAGTATCCTCacaaatatagattatttatatattcattatatTCACACATTTATCGTTAAGATAGTAAGGAGCAAAAgagtttaattttataaaactcGAAATATTGACCCACATCGATGAAATCATTACTTACACCAAAATCACAATTTTCATGTTTCCACATATCAACAATACATTCAATAAATTGATGTGTGAAGTTTAcaaatttgtttaaatatatgacaaaataatttgtattagTTAGACAGACCAATGAACAGATGAATttcaatttgatttttgaaatcACAGACTAATTGCATTGCATCAACATACTAAAAATGATATATCATATTTAGTTGACCTATAAAACTTggttgcattttttttttacagtgcACCCCTTTGTTACATTGTATGGAGTAATGGAGGTAGGCACCTTGAGGTTGTACTTGGAAAGGAAATTTCATGCACTTTACCTATGACAATTGTTTTTCGGATACATCACGTTGCTTGCATCACTTATAGATTGAATCAATATCGATAACTATAAATAGCGATTTTTCCAATCTGGAATCTAAGCCTCTTGTCATAAATATGAACTAGTTAGTACTAGTGGAATATAATAGAGATATCCGTCATATTttatgtaataataattttcacattttattgattaaagGGATCAATTATAATAAAGTGACGAGAGAGATGATATATAGTTCTACggcttattatatttttcatttttataaaattattttcacattattttcattacaaattttagtcttagctattaaattaaaaattattacaaatgttaaaacttataaatttatcacTCAATTCATTATCTTAATCAATATTCTATAGACCTGTAAATGAAAGTTAATCTAATATAGATGTAAAAACATCTTTACCgagtaatttaaaaatagatttgtatgtctttttaaatattaaagtatATTACAGTGagtactaaaatttatttattttttaataaaaaaataactggcctcgattattttaatcaatctaTTTACCCAAAAATCCCAAACCCCAAATGTGAACATTGGgaataaataatataagatTGCAAAGAAATAATAAGGCCGTTGATTTTTGCCGTGATAGATTGGGCCATCTAAGTGTTCACCCAAAAACAAAGTTTGATTTGGGGTTTCCAATTCCCTCCTCATTTCCACTTCCTCTTTCTGCGTCGTCTTTTCCATACTCCTTCCGTTGTCATTTTCCCTGCATTATCAACCTTCCTTACTAATTCCTTCATTCACACCATTCATACATAACAACCTCAACAAACCtcatttcaaatttaaactatataataataattaatgggtgaCAATAAACGCAAGAGAGGTCGCAAACCCAAAAATCCAACCCCCGAAACCCTAGAAATCCCCATCACCGCCGTCAATCCTTCCCCTTCCCCTCCTCCAATTGACGAACCTTTCTCCGTTGGAAACGTTGAACTCATCGACAACGCCGCCTCTTCCCAACTAGGTCGCCGCCGCGGCCGCCCCAAGAAACTCCCCACAATGCCTGAAAAGCCTCAAACGGGACGCCGCCTTACTCGTTCTATCGACAGCAACGGTGCTATCCCGACAGTTCCAGTTGAAGTCGACTGTGCTACTGCCATGGACGCGGACCCTATATGGGAAAGCGTGTCGGCGAGGGTGTTGCCGTCAATGGACTCGGTGGTGAAAGTGTTCTGTGTACATACAGAACCGAATTTTTCGTTACCATGGCAGAGGAAGAGACAGTATAGCTCCAGTAGCAGTGGGTTTGTGATAGGTGGGAGAAGGGTTCTAACTAATGCGCATTCAGTGGAGCATTACACTCAGGTTAAGCTCAAGAAACGTGGCTCTGATACTAAGTACTTGGCTACTGTTCTTGCCATTGGAACCGAGTGTGACATTGGTAACTaacttcttttctttctatcttTTACATTTgcctgtattttttttattgtttttcgttttctttttaTGCACATGAAATTTAAAAGTGTATTAATGTTATAAGCAAATTTAGGGCAGTTTATCTTGTGAAAACATttcttgttttcattttttaattgtgttcaTTTAGTTTGATGAGAGACTCTTGAAGTAAAAGATGAAATGCTAGTTATCCTAGATGTATTTCCGGAATTAATAAAACAGTTTTTTTCttacattttcattatttatagaAATGTAGACAATTGTTCAATTCAATAGTCTCTTACCTTcttataaatgaataaaattaacacaaattttaggaaataaaaacaagaaatgCTTTCACAAACTAAACAAGCTCTTAGTTTTTGCATATGTGATTCATGGCATTGGGATACCTTCTCTTCTAAGAGCAGTGCATTGCAGTCTTTGGGAAGGCAGCATTCAATTGAgttccattttttattaatccTTGATTGGTCATTGCtggtaaatatttttaatttaggtgCCTTGTTTTGTTTGTGAAGACTGAATCATTCTGTGTACAAGTTGTACATCATAATCATAAGTTGGGCATAATAGAGGAGCATTATTAGACAATATAAGTGATGGGTACCTGCATATAATTGTTTACTGCATATACTTACTATATAAATGAGAATagaatatacatatatattttatccgCATTGCGATTCACTAAAGACTAATAACTTGGATTTATCAAATGAATAGAGTATAGttacaattaaaaatagttttttgaaaTGGGAATATCGCATGGAGATATAAGAATCATAAAACAATAATGGTGATATGAATAATTTCTGATGTAAAgcaaatgaataaattttgTGGAGCCTTCTCAGTATATGCTTTGGCTTTTAGCTAGTTAAAAGAAGCTTATTTTGTTATGAATCTTTGCGTCCTCACGGGCTTGTACGCAGCACTGATTGCTGGCCATTCGGGCACCCCCATTTGTTTTTGGTGTTCATAACTTTATTTTTGAGCACTTATATGTGCATAACATTAAGAATTGGATATGCTACCATGCACCTTTAGGTACACTTGTTAGTgtactaaaaatagaaatttgtaGGAAATGCTAACATGCGCCCTTAGGTCACTTGCTAGTGTACTAAAGATAGAAAGTAGAAACTTTGTATTGGAAATTGTGCACTTCATTTctcaaaaagtttaaaattgtttttttcaaGTCATAATTACTATTTGTGGAATCCTTAACATGTGCCCTTAGGGCACAAGTTAGCACGATCCATTCGGGGGGTGGGTATCATAGAATTACCAATATACTATGCCTAGAGTATCACAAAGGAGGCATTTTGCTGAACTTTCTaatatgaattataatttaatgcATGCATTTTATCTTACATTGCAGCCATGCTTACTGTTGATGATGATGAGTTCTGGCAAGGGATGTCACCTGTGGAGTTTGGGGATTTGCCTACCCTTCAAGATGCAGTAACTGTTGTGGGCTACCCAATTGGAGGAGACACTATCTCTGTGACCAGTGGTGTTGTATCACGTATTGAGATTTTATCTTATGTCCATGGTTCCACAGAACTTCTCGGTTTACAGGTTTGAATAATTCATCATCCATTTTCATCATTTAATTATGGCTCATTTTATGTGACATGGTTTTCCTtcatcaattttgttttttgcaGATAGATGCTGCTATAAATTCTGGAAATTCTGGTGGACCTGCATTTAATGGTAAAGGAAACTGTGTGGGGATAGCATTTCAGTCCCTCAAACATGAAGATGTGGAGAATATAGGTTATGTCATTCCAACACCAGTTATCATGCATTTCATTCAGGATTATGAGAAGAATGGAGGATACACTGGTATGTAGTTGCTGTGAACTAAGATGTAGATTTTACTTTTAAAGCTGTTAGCTGAGCATTGTAAAATCTCAGTATTGAAGTTTTATCTGCTTTGACTAATTTTTCTCAATCTTCTGTTATAGGGTTCCCTATTCTTGGGGTTGAgtggcagaaaatggaaaatccTGATCTACGAATGTCAATGGGCATGAAATCTGATCAGAAAGGTGTGCGTATTAGAAGAATAGATCCCACTTCTCCTGAATATAAGGTTTTGAAACCTTCAGATGTTATCCTTAGCTTTGATGGGGTTGATATTGCCAACGATGGAACAGGTGAATTTTTATAGTTCAGTTTCATACATCTATGTATGTTATGTAGTATATATTTGTCTAGCTAGCTACTAAAAACCCTTATGGAGGTCTTACCGGTTCTTATTTGAGATCAACTATGATAGGAGAAAGCAATGTTAAACTTATACCTCTTTTTGACACAATGATAACATTCATTCATCATGCCAGAGCTCCACAATGTCTTTTGGATTTGGATCTGTTGCATAAACTGTCAATTTTGTGAATAAGAAAGAGCATTGAAAAAATATCTTAATAGCCGGAAACTTTCAACAAACTATTAGTATAGAATTGGCGGAATCCATTTCTCTGCATTTCTGTTCATCCTTAACACTGGCTATTTGAATTAGTGTTATGTTGCGGTTTAGGTTTTGTTCTACAAATTTCAGTTTAGATATGAAGAGGAGACACAAAACTCTGACATCACTCATCAGTCATAATACATTACTCAACCATTTCTAGATATCATTATGCAGTTTAACTATGAAGTCGTTGCCTATATTATTGATCTCCGTTTTCTATGAGACTCAGTATAATTAATCATCTTTGCTGTGACCAACGTGAAATATATCAATGGTTTGAATTTGACAGTATAAAGCTTTGTGCTCCTGGTGTTCTTTTTCAGTTCCATTTCGCCATGGGGAGCGCATTGGTTTCAGTTATCTCATATCACAGAAATATACTGGCGATGATGCTGCAATCAAAGTATTGCGGAATTCAAATGTTCTCAAATTCAATATTAAACTTGATGGTCATAGAAGGCTTATTCCAGCACACAGCAAGGGCAAGCCTCCCTCATATTACATTGTTGCAGGATTTGTTTTTTCAACTGTTTCGGTTCCTTATCTTCGTTCCGAGGTTTGTGGTTAATCCATTGTACCTATGCTTTAACTATTCAAATATTTGGTGTCTAGTGGTGGCACTGTTAGTTTTTCTTTGAATTTGGGCTATGTCTAACTCAACACACACAAAATGTGCGTGTAAGGTTAGTTTGCCTCCCACCTATAATCACTATTAAAGCCTTATCATTATCCAATGCAGGATTCTAGACATACTGATCTCACACCCAAGAATAAACATTTAGAGTATGACTTGGGTGGCCCGAGAATGTGTGACCCGACAGCTCTAGAATAGACCTTGATACTAAAAATTTTGGTCGGACTTAACTCAACCCCACAATAGTATTTTGTATGGTGACAATTTCTTTCTGCAACCACTATTCATGCCATATCAATATCCAATGCGGTACACTCAACACCTCCTCACACCTTAGAGAAGACATCTGAAATGTGATCCAAGTGAGCCGATAACAGGTGGTCTGTCATGACTTGTGTCTATTTTAGGCTTTAATATCATATTAGAATTAGGGTCTAACTTAACCCCACAAAGCTGTCTTCTATGGTTAGAGTTACCTCCCCCACATATAACCACTGTTCAGTTCTGGCTATATCACTATCCAATGTGAGACTCTCAACAATTGGGTTACTgctttttatattaaaatgttcTTTCTGTGATTCATTCTTCAAATTGTATTCAAATATCTGATAGTTCAATACCTTTTTTGTTCTTGGTTAACGTAATAATCTGTTTTATATGATAATTTGAAATTGTCATATTTGCCTGCTTGGAAAACCTTTCATTATTGCTGCATGAAACTTGATACTACATGTTCATTATATCTAAGGAGATGGAGATTATTGATATGTTTAGACTTTGGAAGTTTAACATAAGTTGTGACATTAGAAAGTGTTACATTGATGTAGTGAACTATGATGGTGAATTTATTCCGTGACTTTAATTGATGAGTGATGTAGTTCAGTTTCCATAGCAATATAAACTATGTTATGGATCTTCTACATATAGTGGCCCATAATATGTACTGAGCTCTATGCAAGGGAAAGGATGCAATCTTGTATAAAAGATGGAGCCACCAGCTGTTTAGTTTATTACAATGAAAAGTGACGACGAATTTATTAAGGTTTGTGTATACTGTGTACCTTAAGGTTATGTTTACACCGGGAGTTTTAGAGGCTCAAGATAATTGCAATCTAACTACGACACATTTTCAGACTCAGTAGTCAGCATATTTTGTTGCAGCAGTTTGTAAGCTACTGTAGACTATTCTATATTACTTTAACATCCTCCCCCGGCGTGTGCAAACATAGGGTTGTGGTTATAAATCAAGCATAATAAACACACTCAGTTCGGAACAACGCTCTCAACGTCTAGAAGTACAATGAGACTTGGTGAATGTGTCTGGCTGTTGATCATGTGCAGGATTGGGATAGACAGGGAGATACTTGTTGATAAATTTCTTCCTGACAAAAACAAGTCCAGCTTATGTTTAGTGTGAGTGTACGGCATGAGATCAGCACAGAAGAAATAGGTGCCACTGTAAATTGTTAGGCTTCAAGACTGTAGGATTCTTTCGAGCACACGCCAGTGAATCTCAAGTGGCTGGGAGACAAATTAGTAGATTTGTTGACAGTATAAAAACTCTCCAACCGAGTCAAAGTGGCATATTGTAATACACCAACAGTTGTCTTGTAAGGATATGGATCAGAGAAAATCTGTTTCATGAGAGCCCAATTTAGAAGATTGATAATATACCTGGATTGTGAGCTCATTGATTCGAGGGTCAGCAAGGGAGGCCGCAAAACataataataagataataaTGTTATATGTTTTGGAAAATATAGAGGATGAGGGATCCCATTTGCTCAAAGTACATACAAAGCACATGATCCTTGTTTTTAGCTATAGAGAGCCGTGTTCAATTTGTAAACTATAGTTCTATTAGACACTTCCACACTTGGTTGGACCGTGTAACATTGAGAAAGCCACTAAGAAGGCATAATTAACCTCAATTTGCTGAATAAGCACTTTTGAGTTAGAGCCAATGTGCAAGAATGATACACATGGCGCCTGGTTTG contains:
- the LOC101515482 gene encoding protease Do-like 9 is translated as MGDNKRKRGRKPKNPTPETLEIPITAVNPSPSPPPIDEPFSVGNVELIDNAASSQLGRRRGRPKKLPTMPEKPQTGRRLTRSIDSNGAIPTVPVEVDCATAMDADPIWESVSARVLPSMDSVVKVFCVHTEPNFSLPWQRKRQYSSSSSGFVIGGRRVLTNAHSVEHYTQVKLKKRGSDTKYLATVLAIGTECDIAMLTVDDDEFWQGMSPVEFGDLPTLQDAVTVVGYPIGGDTISVTSGVVSRIEILSYVHGSTELLGLQIDAAINSGNSGGPAFNGKGNCVGIAFQSLKHEDVENIGYVIPTPVIMHFIQDYEKNGGYTGFPILGVEWQKMENPDLRMSMGMKSDQKGVRIRRIDPTSPEYKVLKPSDVILSFDGVDIANDGTVPFRHGERIGFSYLISQKYTGDDAAIKVLRNSNVLKFNIKLDGHRRLIPAHSKGKPPSYYIVAGFVFSTVSVPYLRSEYGKDYEYEAPVKILEKLLYAMPQSPDEQLVVVSQVLVADINIGYEDIVNTQVVAFNGKPVKNLKSLAAMVESCDDEYLKFDLDYEQIVVLRTKTAKAATLDILTTHCIPSAMSDDLKS